From Microbacterium invictum, the proteins below share one genomic window:
- a CDS encoding sodium-dependent transporter, translating to MADATPQSAQTRAPREQWTGQIGFIIAAIGSAVGLGNIWRFPGVAYENGGGAFLIPYLVALLTAGIPILFLDYAIGHRFRGSAPTAFRRLGGRTGRGLESLGWFQVAIAFVIGLYYTVVIAWAVSYFVFSFDLRWGDDAVGFFTADYLRVSEPGFSLDFVPGVLIPLVLVWIVTIIVLAGGVAKGLQRANTWALPVLLVAFLALVVRALFLDGAAEGLNALFTPDFAALADPNVWIAAYSQIFFSLSIAFGIMITYASYRRRRSNLTGPGLVVAFANSSFEILAGIGVFATLGYFAFQQGVAVDELDRLTGVGLSFMTFPAIVSQMPGGALFGCLFFGSLALAGFTSLVSVLQVVSAAVQEKFGLSVRAAAVSVGGVSAVLSIFGFSTTTGLLALDVVDQWANNVGIVASAVITTILLMWVLRRGPELRDHLNAISTFKVGRSWIFLVSVLVPIVLGYMLISRIITLIVEGYSGLPAWYLTLFGWGAVLVIVVIAVVATLLPWRRSPDDFRPWPELPVHYAKERGS from the coding sequence CCTCATCCCGTACCTCGTGGCGCTGCTGACAGCCGGCATCCCGATCCTCTTCCTCGACTACGCGATCGGGCACCGGTTCCGCGGCTCCGCTCCGACTGCGTTCCGGCGCCTGGGCGGGCGCACGGGCCGAGGGCTTGAGTCGCTGGGATGGTTCCAGGTGGCGATCGCATTCGTGATCGGTCTCTACTACACGGTCGTGATCGCGTGGGCCGTCAGCTACTTCGTGTTCTCGTTCGATCTGCGCTGGGGCGACGATGCCGTGGGGTTCTTCACCGCTGATTATCTGCGCGTGAGCGAGCCCGGATTCAGCCTCGACTTCGTTCCCGGGGTGCTCATCCCGCTGGTTCTGGTCTGGATCGTGACGATCATCGTGCTGGCCGGCGGCGTCGCGAAGGGACTGCAGCGAGCGAACACGTGGGCGTTGCCGGTGCTGCTGGTCGCGTTCCTCGCCCTGGTCGTGCGCGCGCTGTTCCTCGACGGCGCCGCCGAAGGACTCAACGCGCTGTTCACCCCCGACTTCGCGGCGCTCGCCGACCCGAACGTCTGGATCGCCGCCTACAGCCAGATCTTCTTCTCGCTGTCGATCGCGTTCGGCATCATGATCACCTACGCGTCGTACCGCCGGCGTCGTTCGAACCTGACCGGGCCTGGCCTCGTGGTCGCTTTCGCGAACTCGTCGTTCGAGATCCTGGCGGGCATCGGCGTGTTCGCCACCCTGGGCTACTTCGCCTTTCAGCAGGGTGTGGCCGTCGACGAGCTCGACAGGCTCACCGGCGTCGGATTGTCGTTCATGACGTTCCCCGCGATCGTGTCGCAGATGCCCGGGGGTGCGTTGTTCGGCTGCCTGTTCTTCGGTTCACTGGCGCTGGCGGGATTCACCTCGCTCGTGTCGGTGCTGCAGGTGGTGTCGGCGGCCGTGCAGGAGAAGTTCGGTCTCTCTGTGCGCGCGGCGGCCGTCAGCGTCGGCGGCGTCTCGGCGGTTCTGTCGATCTTCGGGTTCTCGACCACGACCGGGTTGCTCGCGTTGGACGTGGTCGACCAATGGGCAAACAACGTCGGAATCGTGGCGTCCGCCGTGATCACGACGATCCTCCTGATGTGGGTGCTCCGCCGCGGCCCCGAACTGCGGGACCACCTCAATGCGATCTCCACCTTCAAGGTCGGTCGCTCGTGGATCTTCCTCGTGTCCGTGCTGGTGCCGATCGTGCTGGGCTACATGCTGATCTCGCGGATCATCACGTTGATCGTGGAGGGATACTCGGGCCTGCCCGCCTGGTACCTCACCCTGTTCGGCTGGGGTGCGGTCCTCGTCATCGTCGTCATCGCTGTGGTGGCCACGCTGCTGCCGTGGCGGCGATCGCCCGACGACTTCCGCCCGTGGCCGGAACTGCCGGTCCATTATGCGAAGGAGCGCGGGTCATGA
- a CDS encoding methionine/alanine import family NSS transporter small subunit translates to MTAIAIVFLIVSIVLVWGGLVVSAVMLRRQSEVDRYPPGGVDDHREDVGIIEHDT, encoded by the coding sequence ATGACCGCCATTGCGATCGTGTTCCTCATCGTCTCGATCGTTCTGGTCTGGGGCGGCCTGGTCGTCAGCGCGGTCATGCTGCGTCGGCAGTCCGAGGTCGACCGGTATCCGCCCGGCGGTGTCGATGATCACCGGGAGGATGTCGGGATCATCGAACACGACACCTGA
- a CDS encoding APC family permease: MTTPALSRRLGLGDAVFIGLGSMIGAGVFAAFAPAAGAAGTGLLVGLAIAAVVAFGNATSTAQLAAVHPTSGGVYAYGRAELGPWWGYIAGWGFVVGKIASCAAMALTFAAYAVPPAWQRPVAIAAVVCLGAVNWFGVTRTAQVTRAIVVVVLLALAVAVAASAAASGSSDPLTAGSLWVGGWYGVLQSAGLLFFAFAGYARIATMGEEVRDPARTIPRAIVLAFAGALIVYAAVAVAVLSVLGADGTAASADPIAAAVAASGWTWAEPIVRVGAAAASLGALLALIAGVGRTGFAMARAGDLPSWLAAVHPRWQVPHRAEVAAVLLVIIAVVLVDLRGAIGFSSFGVLLYYLVANIAAYRQRGAARRYPHLLQFVGAIGCVGLGLTLPWQSVVAGVAVVVVGVVYRLLVLLQRGRPDATG, encoded by the coding sequence ATGACGACACCCGCCCTGTCGCGCCGACTCGGACTCGGCGATGCGGTCTTCATCGGGCTGGGCTCGATGATCGGCGCCGGCGTGTTCGCGGCGTTCGCACCGGCGGCCGGCGCCGCCGGCACAGGACTGCTCGTCGGGCTCGCGATCGCGGCCGTGGTCGCATTCGGCAACGCCACCTCGACCGCCCAGCTCGCCGCGGTCCACCCGACGTCGGGCGGTGTGTACGCGTACGGGCGCGCCGAGCTCGGCCCGTGGTGGGGCTACATCGCGGGGTGGGGCTTCGTCGTGGGCAAGATCGCCAGCTGTGCGGCGATGGCGCTGACCTTCGCCGCTTACGCCGTGCCGCCCGCTTGGCAGCGGCCCGTCGCGATTGCGGCGGTCGTCTGCCTGGGAGCGGTGAACTGGTTCGGAGTCACGCGGACCGCACAGGTCACGCGCGCCATCGTGGTCGTCGTCCTCCTCGCGCTCGCCGTCGCCGTCGCTGCTTCGGCCGCGGCATCCGGGTCCTCCGACCCCCTCACCGCGGGGTCGTTGTGGGTCGGCGGCTGGTACGGCGTCCTGCAGTCGGCGGGTCTGCTCTTCTTCGCGTTCGCCGGGTATGCGCGCATCGCGACGATGGGCGAGGAGGTCCGTGATCCGGCCCGCACGATTCCGCGCGCCATCGTCCTGGCCTTCGCGGGCGCGCTGATCGTCTACGCGGCGGTGGCCGTCGCCGTCCTGTCAGTGCTCGGCGCCGACGGGACGGCAGCCTCGGCCGATCCGATCGCCGCGGCCGTGGCCGCGTCGGGGTGGACCTGGGCGGAGCCGATCGTGCGGGTGGGGGCGGCGGCGGCATCGCTGGGCGCCCTGCTCGCACTGATCGCAGGCGTTGGCCGCACCGGCTTCGCCATGGCCCGGGCCGGTGACCTGCCGTCGTGGCTGGCAGCCGTCCACCCGCGCTGGCAGGTGCCGCACCGCGCCGAAGTCGCCGCCGTGCTCCTCGTCATCATCGCCGTGGTGCTGGTCGATCTGCGGGGCGCGATCGGGTTCTCATCGTTCGGCGTCCTGCTCTACTACCTCGTCGCGAATATCGCGGCGTACCGGCAGCGCGGGGCGGCGCGACGGTACCCGCACCTCCTGCAGTTCGTCGGCGCGATCGGATGCGTGGGGCTCGGCCTCACGTTGCCGTGGCAGAGCGTCGTCGCGGGCGTGGCCGTGGTCGTCGTGGGGGTCGTCTACCGGCTGCTGGTGCTGCTGCAGCGCGGCCGGCCGGACGCGACCGGGTGA
- a CDS encoding DUF4442 domain-containing protein, with the protein MRITPRRLAIGMSLWIPNLFSGIRIKRFSDDWTHATVQLHVNVFTRNYVKTAFGGSMSAMTDPYFFMLVMHQLGRDYVVWDTRGEIEFVKPGRGVLTARFEVSREKADDLRERATGGAKVLEWFETEITDAAGDTVARVRREVYIREKKRVTHATAD; encoded by the coding sequence ATGCGCATCACTCCCCGCCGCCTCGCGATCGGCATGAGCCTGTGGATCCCCAATCTGTTCAGCGGTATCCGCATCAAGAGGTTCTCCGACGACTGGACGCACGCGACCGTGCAACTGCACGTCAACGTCTTCACCCGCAATTACGTGAAGACCGCGTTCGGCGGGTCGATGTCGGCGATGACAGACCCGTACTTCTTCATGCTCGTCATGCATCAGCTCGGGCGCGACTACGTCGTGTGGGACACGCGGGGCGAGATCGAGTTCGTCAAACCCGGTCGCGGCGTACTCACCGCCCGCTTCGAGGTGTCGCGCGAGAAAGCGGATGACCTGCGAGAGCGTGCGACCGGCGGCGCGAAGGTTCTCGAATGGTTCGAGACCGAGATCACGGATGCCGCGGGCGACACGGTGGCCCGGGTACGCCGCGAGGTATACATCCGTGAGAAGAAGCGCGTGACGCACGCGACCGCCGACTGA
- a CDS encoding CPBP family intramembrane glutamic endopeptidase, with the protein MIETEPAAVSAAGQHRVPWVPVAWFVVLSFGLAWLVALPLWLDGGLASPWTTPLLMVMMLSPTLATLFVVFALKAPRAGRLRFLGIWPLRPAGRFIGMLAIALVAPIVIVALVALIAGAVGLIRLDLVGFSGFAEQLSALVPEGTPMPPVQVLVIAQLAMIPVGAIINVVPAAGEEIGWRGWLLTALRPLGTWPALLIVGVLWGLWHAPVILLGYNFARPDLVGLLLMVGGCVAWGVLLGWLRLRSASVWPAALAHGSLNAVGGLVVLLIAAGELPDMGLVGPLGVVSWVVLALVAGVLVLTGQFRSTRLEPVHPLR; encoded by the coding sequence ATGATCGAGACCGAGCCGGCCGCGGTGAGCGCTGCCGGACAGCATCGCGTGCCCTGGGTCCCCGTCGCGTGGTTCGTCGTCCTCTCGTTCGGCCTCGCCTGGCTGGTCGCGCTGCCGCTGTGGCTCGACGGCGGCCTGGCCAGCCCGTGGACGACGCCGCTGCTGATGGTCATGATGCTCAGCCCGACGCTGGCCACGCTGTTCGTGGTCTTCGCGCTGAAAGCCCCGCGCGCCGGCCGACTGCGCTTCCTCGGCATATGGCCGCTGCGCCCCGCCGGCCGGTTCATCGGGATGCTCGCGATCGCCCTGGTCGCCCCGATCGTGATCGTCGCGCTGGTCGCGCTGATCGCCGGCGCCGTCGGCCTCATCCGCCTCGATCTGGTCGGGTTCTCGGGGTTCGCCGAGCAGCTGTCGGCGCTCGTCCCGGAGGGAACGCCGATGCCTCCGGTCCAGGTGCTGGTGATCGCCCAGCTGGCGATGATCCCCGTCGGGGCGATCATCAACGTGGTCCCCGCGGCCGGTGAGGAGATCGGCTGGCGAGGCTGGCTGCTCACTGCCCTGCGACCGCTGGGCACGTGGCCCGCGCTGCTGATCGTCGGCGTCCTGTGGGGTCTGTGGCACGCGCCCGTCATTCTGCTCGGCTACAACTTCGCTCGTCCTGACCTGGTCGGCCTGCTGCTCATGGTCGGCGGATGCGTGGCGTGGGGCGTGCTGCTGGGATGGCTGCGCCTGCGCAGCGCGTCGGTCTGGCCGGCGGCCCTCGCGCACGGATCCCTCAACGCCGTGGGCGGGCTCGTCGTCCTGCTCATCGCCGCCGGCGAGCTGCCGGACATGGGGCTGGTCGGCCCTCTCGGCGTCGTGTCGTGGGTCGTCCTCGCCCTGGTCGCCGGCGTGCTGGTGCTCACCGGTCAGTTCCGCTCTACGCGGCTCGAACCCGTCCACCCGTTGCGCTGA
- a CDS encoding O-methyltransferase, producing the protein MTDPTPDGWQAVDRYFADTLVGHDPTLEAGVARQRAAGLPAIEVAPVNGKLLHLLVRISGARRILEVGTLGAYSTTWLARALPDGGSVTTIEAEPEHARVARENLDAAGVGDRVEILQGRAADVLPTLAGGEPFDFVFIDADKQSNTIYLDWAARLGRPGTVVVVDNVGRGGAVADPDETRSDVVGTRNGLEMLATDPRFDATALQTLDAKGWDGVAIALVV; encoded by the coding sequence ATGACCGATCCCACCCCCGACGGCTGGCAGGCCGTCGACCGCTACTTCGCCGACACCCTGGTCGGCCACGACCCGACGCTGGAGGCCGGTGTCGCCCGGCAGCGTGCGGCAGGACTCCCGGCGATCGAAGTGGCACCCGTCAACGGCAAGCTGCTCCACCTGCTCGTGCGGATCTCGGGTGCCCGGCGCATCCTCGAGGTCGGCACGCTCGGCGCCTACTCGACCACGTGGCTCGCCCGGGCGCTGCCGGACGGCGGCAGCGTGACCACGATCGAGGCCGAGCCCGAGCACGCCCGTGTCGCACGCGAGAATCTCGACGCGGCCGGCGTCGGCGACCGCGTCGAGATCCTTCAGGGCCGCGCCGCCGACGTGCTTCCGACGCTCGCGGGCGGCGAGCCGTTCGACTTCGTCTTCATCGACGCAGACAAGCAGTCCAACACCATCTACCTCGACTGGGCAGCACGCCTGGGCCGACCGGGAACGGTCGTCGTCGTCGACAACGTGGGCCGCGGGGGAGCGGTCGCCGACCCGGACGAGACCAGGTCCGACGTGGTCGGAACGCGCAACGGCCTGGAGATGCTCGCCACCGACCCGCGCTTCGACGCGACGGCGCTGCAGACCCTCGATGCGAAGGGCTGGGACGGCGTCGCGATCGCCCTCGTGGTCTGA
- the eno gene encoding phosphopyruvate hydratase — MALIEAVGAREILDSRGNPTIEVEVLLDDGIVQRAAVPSGASTGAFEAYELRDGDKSRYGGKGVLKAVDAVIDELGPAIEGIDASDQRVIDEILIETDGTDNKSRVGANAILGVSLAVAKAAADSADLPLFRYLGGPNAHILPVPLFNVINGGSHADNGIDCQEFFLAPIGAETFSEALRWGTEVYHVLKGELKAAGFATGLGDEGGFAPDLPSNREGLDFLMRSIEKAGFTPGADIALGMDVAATEFYDDGTYTFEGKPWTADALTDYYVDLVASYPIVTIEDPLDEDSWDAWKALTDKLGSKVQIVGDDLFVTNPERLRKGIDLGVANSLLVKVNQIGTLSETLDAVDVAHRAGYTAMLSHRSGETEDTTIADLVVATGSGQIKSGAPARSERVAKYNQLLRIEEELGDAAEFIGRRAFPRFKG; from the coding sequence GTGGCACTGATCGAGGCTGTAGGCGCACGCGAGATCCTGGATTCGCGTGGCAACCCGACCATCGAAGTGGAGGTGCTGCTCGACGATGGCATCGTCCAGCGCGCGGCCGTCCCTTCCGGCGCATCCACCGGCGCGTTCGAAGCGTATGAGCTGCGCGACGGCGACAAGAGCCGGTACGGCGGCAAGGGCGTGCTCAAGGCCGTCGACGCCGTCATCGATGAGCTCGGCCCCGCCATCGAGGGCATCGACGCGAGCGACCAGCGGGTCATCGACGAGATCCTGATCGAGACCGACGGCACCGACAACAAGTCGCGCGTGGGCGCGAACGCGATCCTCGGCGTGAGCCTGGCGGTGGCCAAGGCCGCCGCCGACAGCGCCGACCTGCCGCTGTTCCGCTACCTCGGCGGCCCGAACGCGCACATCCTCCCCGTGCCGCTGTTCAACGTCATCAACGGCGGCTCGCACGCCGACAACGGCATCGACTGCCAGGAGTTCTTCCTCGCGCCCATCGGCGCCGAGACGTTCTCCGAGGCGCTGCGCTGGGGCACCGAGGTGTACCACGTGCTGAAGGGCGAGTTGAAGGCGGCCGGGTTCGCTACCGGTCTGGGCGATGAGGGCGGCTTCGCGCCCGACCTGCCCAGCAACCGCGAGGGCCTCGACTTCCTCATGCGGTCGATCGAGAAGGCCGGCTTCACGCCGGGCGCCGACATCGCGCTGGGCATGGATGTCGCCGCGACCGAGTTCTACGACGACGGCACCTACACCTTCGAGGGCAAGCCGTGGACGGCCGATGCGCTCACCGACTACTACGTCGACCTCGTCGCGTCGTACCCGATCGTCACGATCGAGGACCCGCTCGATGAGGACTCGTGGGACGCCTGGAAGGCCCTCACCGACAAGCTGGGCTCGAAGGTGCAGATCGTCGGAGACGACCTGTTCGTGACCAACCCCGAGCGCCTGCGCAAGGGCATCGACCTCGGCGTGGCGAACTCGCTGCTGGTGAAGGTCAACCAGATCGGAACCCTCTCCGAGACGCTGGATGCCGTGGACGTGGCCCACCGCGCCGGGTACACCGCGATGCTCTCGCACCGTTCCGGCGAGACCGAGGACACCACGATCGCCGATCTGGTGGTGGCCACCGGTTCGGGTCAGATCAAGAGCGGCGCGCCCGCGCGCAGCGAGCGTGTGGCGAAATACAATCAGCTTCTGCGCATCGAAGAGGAACTGGGTGACGCGGCGGAGTTCATCGGCCGCCGGGCCTTCCCCCGGTTCAAGGGCTGA
- a CDS encoding FtsB family cell division protein, with protein MVKSTAPSSHARATVDVRDWVGRVRLSAFTGIMLGLVVLAALVLVPTIGTYVDQRQRVAALEESVRLTETEVAALEAEQEQWSDPAYITAQARERLYYVRPGEVVYLIDDDLPAGSVPAEQAAVSEDVQETTNDWMSQLVRSVTGAGLARSVGVTGDGATGTDPATP; from the coding sequence GTGGTGAAATCGACGGCTCCCTCTTCGCATGCCCGGGCCACGGTCGACGTCCGCGACTGGGTCGGCCGGGTGCGCCTGTCGGCGTTCACCGGGATCATGCTGGGGCTCGTCGTGCTGGCGGCGCTGGTGCTCGTGCCGACCATCGGAACCTACGTCGACCAGCGACAGCGCGTGGCTGCGCTCGAGGAGAGCGTGCGACTCACCGAGACCGAAGTGGCCGCTCTCGAAGCCGAGCAGGAGCAGTGGTCGGATCCGGCCTACATCACCGCACAGGCCCGCGAACGGCTGTACTACGTGCGGCCGGGCGAGGTGGTCTACCTCATCGACGACGACCTGCCTGCCGGCAGTGTTCCCGCCGAGCAGGCGGCGGTCAGCGAGGACGTGCAGGAGACGACGAACGACTGGATGTCGCAGCTGGTGCGCTCGGTGACCGGAGCGGGCCTCGCCCGATCCGTCGGCGTCACGGGAGACGGCGCCACCGGCACCGATCCCGCGACGCCCTGA
- a CDS encoding DUF501 domain-containing protein: MQVLREQLGRPARGVIGIAARCVCGNPTVVATEPRLPDGTPFPTFYYLTHPGATAAMSALEATQVMRELNDELAADDELTAAYAAAHAAYLADRAAHGDVPEIAGISAGGMPTRVKCLHAVAAHALAAGPGVNPIGDRALARGDWSPACCTCANPAAAGAHDTRVLT, from the coding sequence ATGCAGGTCCTGCGCGAGCAGCTCGGACGTCCGGCGCGCGGGGTCATCGGCATCGCGGCCCGCTGCGTCTGCGGCAACCCCACGGTCGTGGCGACCGAGCCGCGCCTGCCCGACGGTACGCCGTTCCCGACCTTCTACTACCTCACCCACCCGGGCGCGACGGCGGCCATGTCGGCTCTCGAGGCGACGCAGGTCATGCGCGAGCTGAACGATGAGCTCGCGGCCGACGATGAGCTCACTGCCGCCTATGCCGCCGCACACGCCGCGTACCTTGCCGATCGCGCTGCGCACGGTGATGTGCCGGAGATCGCCGGCATCTCCGCGGGCGGCATGCCCACGCGTGTGAAGTGCCTGCACGCGGTGGCCGCGCACGCATTGGCCGCCGGCCCCGGCGTCAACCCGATCGGCGATCGCGCACTGGCCCGGGGGGACTGGTCGCCGGCCTGTTGCACGTGCGCGAACCCCGCCGCGGCGGGCGCGCACGACACGAGGGTGCTGACCTGA
- a CDS encoding S8 family peptidase produces MRRAWGVVAATVVAVIGLTGAAAAPADAPAQTPPPDPVRAAEYWLDDYGITDAWETTRGKGVRIAVIDTGVARGPVEFEGAVSGGADFSGVGAADGRTPVGAVDANHGSWVGSLAAARGTGEDTGMIGVAPEATLLSGSIGFGSSASVPFVDQVAEAMHWAVDNGADVINLSFTTNTLEWDESWDEAFLYAYEHDVVVVVAAGNRGTGTERVGAPATIPGVLTVAGVDKSGRVSREASTQGITVGISAPSEQLLGVSANGQIVEWKGTSGAAPIVAGIAALVRAAHPELDAANVINRIIKTARPAAGATAVPDRLYGYGIVDAARAVEANVPAVEANPMGSLTDWIRVYRRAAGQPAPQPTATPVEVPSLPVADPPRDPSSPLLPSAETLMYGTVPLLAGTLAVIMVGLGVTAAVRRIRSARDPRTPSS; encoded by the coding sequence ATGCGCCGCGCGTGGGGTGTGGTCGCCGCGACCGTCGTCGCGGTCATCGGCCTGACCGGCGCGGCGGCGGCGCCCGCCGACGCCCCCGCCCAGACGCCCCCGCCCGATCCGGTGCGCGCGGCCGAGTACTGGCTCGATGACTACGGCATCACCGATGCCTGGGAGACGACGCGTGGAAAAGGCGTGCGGATCGCCGTGATCGACACCGGCGTCGCCCGTGGTCCGGTCGAGTTCGAGGGCGCGGTGAGCGGCGGCGCGGACTTCTCGGGCGTCGGAGCGGCCGACGGCCGCACGCCCGTCGGCGCGGTCGACGCCAACCACGGCAGCTGGGTGGGATCGCTCGCAGCCGCCCGGGGCACGGGTGAGGACACCGGGATGATCGGTGTCGCCCCCGAGGCGACGCTGCTGTCGGGATCCATCGGGTTCGGCTCCTCGGCATCGGTCCCCTTCGTCGATCAGGTCGCGGAGGCGATGCATTGGGCGGTCGACAACGGGGCCGACGTCATCAACCTGTCGTTCACGACGAACACCCTGGAGTGGGACGAGAGTTGGGACGAGGCGTTCCTGTACGCGTACGAGCACGACGTCGTCGTGGTCGTCGCCGCCGGCAACCGGGGCACCGGCACCGAGCGGGTGGGGGCGCCCGCAACCATCCCGGGCGTGCTGACGGTCGCCGGGGTCGACAAGTCCGGCCGGGTGAGCAGGGAAGCGTCGACGCAGGGCATCACGGTGGGGATCTCGGCCCCCAGCGAGCAGCTGCTCGGCGTGTCGGCGAACGGCCAGATCGTCGAATGGAAGGGCACCAGCGGTGCGGCGCCGATCGTGGCGGGGATCGCCGCGCTGGTGCGTGCCGCACACCCCGAGCTGGATGCCGCGAACGTCATCAACCGGATCATCAAGACCGCGCGGCCCGCAGCCGGAGCCACCGCGGTGCCGGACCGGCTCTACGGCTATGGCATCGTCGACGCGGCGCGGGCCGTCGAGGCGAATGTCCCGGCGGTCGAGGCGAACCCGATGGGCAGCCTGACGGACTGGATCCGGGTGTACCGTCGCGCCGCGGGCCAACCCGCCCCGCAGCCCACCGCGACCCCTGTCGAGGTGCCGTCGCTGCCGGTCGCCGACCCGCCGCGCGACCCCTCGTCTCCGCTGCTGCCGAGCGCGGAGACGCTGATGTACGGAACGGTGCCACTGCTGGCCGGTACCCTGGCGGTTATAATGGTGGGGCTCGGCGTCACTGCTGCTGTCCGACGCATTCGATCGGCGCGCGACCCGCGTACGCCGAGCAGTTGA
- a CDS encoding NAD(P)/FAD-dependent oxidoreductase yields the protein MPKILIVGGGYAGFYTAWKLEKQLRKGEAEVTIVDPLPYMTYQPFLPEVAAGEIEARHVIVGLRRHLKKTRIITARVTGIDHANKVATITPDVGEGWEEAYDQIVVTAGAVSRTFPIPGIADNAIGLKTIEEAVAIRDRILTNFDQASNLPPGPDRDRLLSVVVVGGGFAGIEVFAEVRALASSLLKDYPQLRFEDTHFHLIEAMGRIMPEVSQKTSEWVLKDLAKRGANVHLDTQVTGAVGGNVELSTGEVIPTDLIIWTAGVMANPTVVRGSDLPVEERGRIRTRADLRVGTPEEVVEGAWAAGDVSAVPDLTGKGVGGYCVPNAQHAVRQAKLLAKNLTAVLRGELPKEYIHKNLGAVAGLGLYNGVFQSGDLALKGFVAWVAHRGYHGLAMPSWERKWRVIGDWWHNFWLTRDNVSLQTVQNPRYVFEEFAARPRPAAPEAVDAGAAKAPAAKAPAAKAAARTPAAKAAAAK from the coding sequence GTGCCCAAGATTCTGATCGTCGGAGGCGGCTACGCGGGGTTCTACACCGCGTGGAAACTCGAGAAGCAGCTGCGCAAGGGCGAGGCGGAGGTCACCATCGTCGACCCGCTGCCGTACATGACCTATCAGCCGTTCCTGCCCGAGGTCGCCGCCGGTGAGATCGAGGCGCGGCACGTCATCGTGGGGCTGCGCCGCCACCTGAAGAAGACCCGCATCATCACCGCCAGGGTGACCGGCATCGACCACGCGAACAAGGTCGCCACGATCACGCCCGACGTGGGCGAAGGGTGGGAAGAGGCGTACGACCAGATCGTCGTCACCGCCGGCGCCGTCTCGCGCACGTTCCCGATCCCCGGCATCGCCGACAACGCGATCGGACTGAAGACGATCGAAGAGGCCGTCGCGATCCGCGACCGCATCCTCACGAACTTCGACCAGGCGTCCAACCTGCCGCCCGGACCCGACCGCGACCGGCTGCTGTCGGTCGTCGTCGTCGGCGGCGGCTTCGCCGGCATCGAGGTGTTCGCCGAGGTGCGCGCCCTGGCATCCTCGCTCCTCAAGGACTACCCGCAGCTCCGCTTCGAAGACACCCACTTCCACCTCATCGAGGCGATGGGGCGCATCATGCCCGAGGTCTCGCAGAAGACCAGCGAGTGGGTGCTGAAGGACCTCGCAAAGCGCGGCGCGAACGTGCACCTGGACACCCAGGTCACCGGCGCCGTCGGCGGGAACGTCGAACTGTCGACCGGCGAGGTCATCCCGACCGATCTGATCATCTGGACCGCCGGCGTCATGGCCAACCCGACCGTCGTGCGCGGCAGCGACCTGCCCGTCGAAGAGCGCGGCCGCATCCGCACCCGCGCCGATCTGCGCGTCGGAACCCCGGAAGAGGTCGTCGAGGGCGCCTGGGCCGCCGGTGACGTCTCAGCTGTGCCCGACCTGACGGGCAAGGGCGTCGGCGGGTACTGCGTGCCCAACGCCCAGCACGCGGTGCGCCAGGCGAAGCTGCTCGCGAAGAACCTCACCGCCGTGCTGCGCGGTGAACTGCCCAAGGAGTACATCCACAAGAACCTCGGCGCCGTTGCGGGCCTGGGCCTGTACAACGGCGTCTTCCAGTCCGGTGACCTCGCGCTCAAGGGCTTCGTCGCCTGGGTCGCGCACCGCGGCTACCACGGCCTGGCGATGCCCTCGTGGGAGCGCAAGTGGCGCGTGATCGGCGACTGGTGGCACAACTTCTGGCTGACCCGCGACAACGTGTCGCTGCAGACGGTGCAGAACCCGCGTTACGTCTTCGAGGAGTTCGCCGCGCGTCCGCGTCCGGCTGCTCCCGAGGCGGTGGATGCCGGTGCCGCCAAGGCCCCGGCCGCGAAGGCTCCCGCCGCGAAGGCCGCAGCGAGGACGCCCGCCGCGAAGGCCGCCGCCGCCAAGTAG